Below is a genomic region from Rhizobium sp. 9140.
GTGCGCAACCATCCCGAACTCAAGGACGCCCAGATCTCGCGCCTCGTCGGCACCACCAAGTCGACGATCGAGCAGATCCGCGAGCGGACGCACTGGAACTCGGCCAACCTGACGGCGAGCGACCCGGTCACGCTCGGTCTCTGCAGCCAGATCGATCTCGACCTCGAGGTCGAACGCGCCTCCAAGGGCCGCCCGTTGCCGACAGCCGCCGATCTCGGCGCTACGCTGGAACCCGCGCAGGAAACCGAACGCTTCAGCTATGGCTACGAGCGTGAGGAAGAGAAGGAAATGGACGCGGACGCCGTTTTTGCAAAGCTGAAATCGTTGAAGTCCTCGACGCCGGACGAAGAAGAAGAGAAATACTGATCCGCAGAAGCCTCATTGCGGCATCACCGAAAGCCCGGCCATGTGCCGGGTTTTTTATGACCTCAGGTTTTCCAGTATCGTCAAGCGGGCTGCACTGCGACATCGCGCAGACCGAAGATCGCCGACCCCACGCGAACGCTCGTCGCCCCGAAGGCGATAGCGACATCGAAATCGCCCGACATGCCCATCGACAGCTTCTCGACATCATTCTCTG
It encodes:
- a CDS encoding DUF1013 domain-containing protein translates to MAQQLLMPKATAVWLVDNTALSFEQIATFCKLHPLEVKAIADGESAQGIKGLDPIATGQLSRDEIVRAEGNPNHKLKISDPKVRVPESKRKGPRYTPVSKRQDRPNAILWLVRNHPELKDAQISRLVGTTKSTIEQIRERTHWNSANLTASDPVTLGLCSQIDLDLEVERASKGRPLPTAADLGATLEPAQETERFSYGYEREEEKEMDADAVFAKLKSLKSSTPDEEEEKY